One Ahaetulla prasina isolate Xishuangbanna chromosome 1, ASM2864084v1, whole genome shotgun sequence DNA window includes the following coding sequences:
- the TRAF5 gene encoding TNF receptor-associated factor 5 isoform X2, which yields MASEDLAGQLPNLYVRQNSSNAVSLEFDPDVNYQFVEILDERYKCTRCHLVLHNPHQTGCGHRFCQHYIVSLRDLNTVPTCPIDNEIIKLQEVFKDNCCKREVLNLQVFCKNSPACTAKLCLGRYQDHLQQCLFETVQCTNEGCHEKIILKDLKEHLIQQCNFRKEQCQYCKQPIISVNLKTHEKVDCPDYPWICPYGCMQMVLMKEIKRSKFLEHEDIFLREHMLHIVDKNSKLEDQIADLYKSLKYKEKKILQLSDMIKNCEREFRQLSHLFCKNSNLLASTQTLAIHIDKNTFLETQVRQLIQKTNQQQSKLDLRTLLDTIDNLKQKVALLESYDQRLVVLEDLATQQDAVFRMHKTQLNKNEERFKILEGASYNGKLIWKITDYKIKKKEAIEGHSLSLFSQPFYTSHCGYRMSARVYLNGDGSGRGTHVSLYFVVMRGEFDSLLSWPFKQKVTLMLLDQSGKKKHICETFKADPNSSSFKRPEGEMNVASGCPRFVAHSVLENAKNTYIKDDTLFLKVMVDLTDLEEL from the exons ATGGCCTCTGAAGATCTTGCAGGCCAGTTACCAAATCTGTACGTCCGACAGAACTCCTCAAATGCAGTTTCTCTAGAATTTGACCCTGATGTCAACTATCAGTTTGTGGAAATCTTAGATGAACGATACAAATGTACACGCTGTCACCTAGTCCTCCATAATCCACACCAGACAGGATGTGGACATAGATTTTGCCAGCATTACATTGTTTCTTTGAG AGATTTAAATACAGTACCTACATGTCCTATagacaatgaaataataaaacttcAAGAG gTTTTCAAAGATAATTGCTGCAAAAGAGAAGTACTCAATTTGCAAGTATTTTGTAAAAATTCACCAGCCTGCACTGCAAAGTTATGTCTAGGGCGATACCAG GATCACCTGCAACAGTGTTTGTTTGAAACTGTGCAGTGTACTAATGAAGGCTGTCATGAAAAAATCATTTTGAAGGATTTAAAAGAACACCTTATTCAGCAATGTAACTTTAGAAAAGAACAGTGCCAGTACTGTAAACAGCCTATTATATCAGTTAATTTAAAG ACCCATGAAAAAGTAGATTGCCCAGATTATCCCTGGATTTGTCCCTATGGCTGCATGCAGATGGTTCTGATGAAAGAG ATTAAAAGAAGCAAGTTTTTAGAACACGAGGATATCTTCTTGAGAGAACATATGCTACACATTGTAGATAAGAACTCAAAGCTGGAAGATCAG ATTGCTGACCTTTATAAGAGCCTTaaatataaagagaaaaaaatcttgcaactgtcagatatgattaaaaattgtGAGAGAGAATTCAGACAATTATCTCACCTATTTTGCAAAAACAGCAACCTGCTGGCAAGCACTCAG ACTTTGGCCATTCACATTGATAAAAATACCTTTTTGGAAACACAAGTAAGACAGCTGATACAAAAGACAAATCAACAGCAAAGCAAACTGGACCTGAGAACGCTACTAGACACCATCGATAACCTAAAGCAGAAAGTTGCTCTTCTTGAATCATATGATCAACGTCTAG TTGTTTTAGAAGACTTGGCTACCCAACAAGACGCTGTCTTCAGAATGCACAAAACACAACTTAACAAAAACGAAGAACGGTTCAAGATTTTGGAAGGAGCAAGTTACAATGGAAAATTGATCTGGAAAATTACAGActataaaattaagaagaaagaAGCTATAGAAGGGCACAGCCTCTCCTTATTTAGTCAGCCTTTTTATACCAGCCACTGTGGATATAGAATGTCTGCCAGAGTATATTTAAACGGAGATGGCTCAGGGCGGGGAACTCATGTTTCGTTGTATTTTGTAGTGATGAGAGGAGAATTTGATTCATTATTATCATGGCCTTTCAAGCAAAAGGTTACACTTATGCTTTtggaccaaagtggaaagaaaaaaCATATATGTGAAACTTTCAAAGCTGATCCTAACAGCAGCAGCTTCAAAAGGCCAGAAGGAGAAATGAATGTGGCTTCTGGGTGTCCTCGGTTTGTTGCACACTCTGTGTTGGAAAATGCAAAAAATACCTACATCAAAGATGATACACTCTTTCTGAAAGTAATGGTAGATTTGACTGATCTTGAGGAATTATGA
- the TRAF5 gene encoding TNF receptor-associated factor 5 isoform X1: MASEDLAGQLPNLYVRQNSSNAVSLEFDPDVNYQFVEILDERYKCTRCHLVLHNPHQTGCGHRFCQHYIVSLRDLNTVPTCPIDNEIIKLQEVFKDNCCKREVLNLQVFCKNSPACTAKLCLGRYQDHLQQCLFETVQCTNEGCHEKIILKDLKEHLIQQCNFRKEQCQYCKQPIISVNLKTHEKVDCPDYPWICPYGCMQMVLMKEAEYHVLVCPEMEIDCPYKTCGCPKKIKRSKFLEHEDIFLREHMLHIVDKNSKLEDQIADLYKSLKYKEKKILQLSDMIKNCEREFRQLSHLFCKNSNLLASTQTLAIHIDKNTFLETQVRQLIQKTNQQQSKLDLRTLLDTIDNLKQKVALLESYDQRLVVLEDLATQQDAVFRMHKTQLNKNEERFKILEGASYNGKLIWKITDYKIKKKEAIEGHSLSLFSQPFYTSHCGYRMSARVYLNGDGSGRGTHVSLYFVVMRGEFDSLLSWPFKQKVTLMLLDQSGKKKHICETFKADPNSSSFKRPEGEMNVASGCPRFVAHSVLENAKNTYIKDDTLFLKVMVDLTDLEEL; the protein is encoded by the exons ATGGCCTCTGAAGATCTTGCAGGCCAGTTACCAAATCTGTACGTCCGACAGAACTCCTCAAATGCAGTTTCTCTAGAATTTGACCCTGATGTCAACTATCAGTTTGTGGAAATCTTAGATGAACGATACAAATGTACACGCTGTCACCTAGTCCTCCATAATCCACACCAGACAGGATGTGGACATAGATTTTGCCAGCATTACATTGTTTCTTTGAG AGATTTAAATACAGTACCTACATGTCCTATagacaatgaaataataaaacttcAAGAG gTTTTCAAAGATAATTGCTGCAAAAGAGAAGTACTCAATTTGCAAGTATTTTGTAAAAATTCACCAGCCTGCACTGCAAAGTTATGTCTAGGGCGATACCAG GATCACCTGCAACAGTGTTTGTTTGAAACTGTGCAGTGTACTAATGAAGGCTGTCATGAAAAAATCATTTTGAAGGATTTAAAAGAACACCTTATTCAGCAATGTAACTTTAGAAAAGAACAGTGCCAGTACTGTAAACAGCCTATTATATCAGTTAATTTAAAG ACCCATGAAAAAGTAGATTGCCCAGATTATCCCTGGATTTGTCCCTATGGCTGCATGCAGATGGTTCTGATGAAAGAG GCAGAATATCATGTTTTGGTATGTCCTGAAATGGAAATTGATTGTCCATATAAAACGTGTGGCTGTCCTAAAAAG ATTAAAAGAAGCAAGTTTTTAGAACACGAGGATATCTTCTTGAGAGAACATATGCTACACATTGTAGATAAGAACTCAAAGCTGGAAGATCAG ATTGCTGACCTTTATAAGAGCCTTaaatataaagagaaaaaaatcttgcaactgtcagatatgattaaaaattgtGAGAGAGAATTCAGACAATTATCTCACCTATTTTGCAAAAACAGCAACCTGCTGGCAAGCACTCAG ACTTTGGCCATTCACATTGATAAAAATACCTTTTTGGAAACACAAGTAAGACAGCTGATACAAAAGACAAATCAACAGCAAAGCAAACTGGACCTGAGAACGCTACTAGACACCATCGATAACCTAAAGCAGAAAGTTGCTCTTCTTGAATCATATGATCAACGTCTAG TTGTTTTAGAAGACTTGGCTACCCAACAAGACGCTGTCTTCAGAATGCACAAAACACAACTTAACAAAAACGAAGAACGGTTCAAGATTTTGGAAGGAGCAAGTTACAATGGAAAATTGATCTGGAAAATTACAGActataaaattaagaagaaagaAGCTATAGAAGGGCACAGCCTCTCCTTATTTAGTCAGCCTTTTTATACCAGCCACTGTGGATATAGAATGTCTGCCAGAGTATATTTAAACGGAGATGGCTCAGGGCGGGGAACTCATGTTTCGTTGTATTTTGTAGTGATGAGAGGAGAATTTGATTCATTATTATCATGGCCTTTCAAGCAAAAGGTTACACTTATGCTTTtggaccaaagtggaaagaaaaaaCATATATGTGAAACTTTCAAAGCTGATCCTAACAGCAGCAGCTTCAAAAGGCCAGAAGGAGAAATGAATGTGGCTTCTGGGTGTCCTCGGTTTGTTGCACACTCTGTGTTGGAAAATGCAAAAAATACCTACATCAAAGATGATACACTCTTTCTGAAAGTAATGGTAGATTTGACTGATCTTGAGGAATTATGA